Proteins encoded by one window of Thermococcus sp. JdF3:
- a CDS encoding glycosyltransferase family 2 protein produces the protein MEPLTRALDIVVSILHIIWLFSAAVIYPVFFYYIALTMAGLRYNSRFKQPVIPDELPSVTILIPARNEGVVIRDTLLAMANLDYPKDKLEVLLLDDGSTDETVRIAEDVAREHPFIRVVRVEGGGRGKSYVLNYGLKLAKGEVIAVYDADNRPEPGALKGLVAMLSDETPAVTGKVRTINWNRNILTRFICMEYLYFQLAGQSGKSKLYGTAVLPGTNFVIRRDLLKELGGWDEEALAEDLEMSFRILALGKRIAYNPLAVTWEQEPESWRVWFRQRTRWAAGNVYTVREHVKRFREIKGWGLRFDLLLTLMVYYLLAIAVIVADVAFLALLITLGNVTWFTGLILSFVYLSFLLEIFAGLYDGKIRSIGCWLLAPLMYYTYSQMWILISLAGLWEAGKAKKVWYKTPRTAV, from the coding sequence ATGGAGCCCTTAACTCGTGCCCTGGATATCGTGGTATCCATCCTCCACATCATCTGGCTGTTTTCGGCCGCAGTTATCTACCCGGTGTTCTTCTACTACATAGCTCTGACGATGGCGGGTTTGAGGTACAACTCGAGGTTCAAGCAGCCTGTAATCCCGGACGAGCTTCCCTCCGTCACCATCCTCATCCCGGCGAGAAACGAGGGTGTGGTGATAAGGGACACGCTCCTGGCGATGGCAAACCTCGACTACCCCAAGGACAAACTGGAGGTCCTCCTGCTCGACGACGGTTCCACGGACGAAACGGTGAGGATAGCCGAGGATGTGGCGAGGGAGCACCCCTTCATCAGGGTGGTCCGCGTTGAGGGCGGTGGAAGGGGGAAGAGCTACGTCCTGAACTACGGCCTTAAACTGGCAAAGGGAGAGGTTATAGCGGTCTACGACGCCGACAACAGGCCGGAGCCGGGGGCGCTCAAGGGCCTGGTGGCGATGCTGAGCGACGAGACGCCTGCAGTAACCGGAAAAGTCCGGACGATAAACTGGAACAGGAACATACTCACACGGTTCATATGCATGGAGTACCTCTACTTCCAGCTGGCCGGCCAGAGCGGAAAGAGCAAGCTGTACGGGACGGCAGTACTTCCCGGGACGAACTTCGTAATCAGGAGGGATCTGCTCAAAGAGCTGGGCGGCTGGGACGAAGAGGCCCTCGCCGAGGACCTGGAGATGTCCTTCAGGATACTGGCGCTGGGCAAGAGGATAGCCTACAACCCCCTCGCGGTCACCTGGGAGCAGGAGCCCGAGAGCTGGCGCGTGTGGTTCAGGCAACGGACCCGCTGGGCGGCCGGAAACGTCTACACCGTGAGGGAGCACGTAAAGAGGTTCCGCGAGATAAAGGGCTGGGGCCTGCGCTTTGACCTGCTCCTCACGCTGATGGTGTACTACCTCCTGGCGATAGCCGTCATAGTTGCGGACGTGGCCTTCCTGGCACTTTTGATAACCCTCGGAAACGTTACGTGGTTCACGGGGCTTATTCTGAGCTTTGTGTACCTTTCGTTCCTGCTGGAGATTTTCGCAGGCCTCTACGACGGGAAGATAAGGAGCATCGGCTGCTGGCTCCTCGCACCGCTCATGTACTACACATACTCTCAGATGTGGATATTAATCTCCCTCGCCGGTCTGTGGGAGGCAGGAAAGGCCAAGAAGGTGTGGTACAAGACTCCACGAACGGCGGTTTAG
- a CDS encoding toprim domain-containing protein: MAIVDVRILVEGASDVEVVSKALQGLALGSEYNITISAIIPTTNVEIAKSAAAGADLLIIATDADRVGRDLAERLFSELGEMVGHVERMKLPLGHDLEHVDVELVRKELKNTLVRAGLKTLQLLPGYVELRKQLLDVKGQYDLLAQEYENLEKEHGELQEKYEELHAEYVRVRNENEGLRELLEKKSRPLKIDDAWKSLFPAEPVPDEGVIALAVKKLGLAGKVIVGQGYIFAEEKELVEELLKTVYLSLSIKEELPRPPEPPVEEPPKSRESEPGSGPEVVENAEVKPEDIEGLLKGL, from the coding sequence ATGGCCATAGTCGATGTTAGAATCCTCGTGGAAGGTGCGAGCGACGTTGAGGTTGTAAGTAAGGCCCTTCAGGGCCTGGCACTGGGAAGCGAGTACAACATCACGATCTCCGCGATAATCCCAACGACCAACGTTGAGATAGCGAAGAGCGCCGCCGCGGGCGCTGACCTCCTCATCATAGCGACCGACGCTGACCGGGTCGGAAGGGACCTGGCCGAGAGGCTCTTCAGTGAGCTGGGGGAGATGGTCGGGCACGTTGAAAGGATGAAGCTCCCCCTCGGCCACGATCTCGAGCACGTTGACGTTGAGCTCGTCAGGAAGGAGCTCAAGAACACCCTCGTCCGGGCGGGGTTGAAGACCCTCCAGCTTCTTCCCGGATACGTGGAGCTGAGGAAACAGCTGCTGGATGTGAAGGGACAGTACGATCTGCTGGCTCAGGAATACGAGAACCTTGAAAAGGAACATGGAGAGCTCCAGGAAAAGTATGAGGAGCTTCACGCCGAATACGTTAGGGTTAGAAACGAGAACGAGGGATTGAGAGAACTGCTGGAGAAAAAGAGCCGGCCCCTCAAAATAGACGACGCGTGGAAGTCCCTCTTCCCTGCGGAGCCGGTTCCGGACGAGGGGGTCATAGCCCTGGCCGTGAAGAAGCTCGGCCTGGCGGGTAAGGTGATAGTCGGGCAGGGCTACATCTTCGCCGAAGAGAAGGAACTCGTGGAGGAACTGCTGAAGACGGTCTACCTAAGCCTGAGTATAAAAGAGGAGCTTCCCAGGCCGCCCGAGCCACCGGTTGAAGAGCCACCGAAGTCCAGGGAGTCCGAACCCGGGAGCGGGCCGGAGGTCGTTGAGAACGCCGAAGTAAAGCCCGAGGACATTGAGGGGCTTCTGAAGGGGCTGTGA
- a CDS encoding M42 family metallopeptidase: MVDFELLKRIIEAPGVSGYEFLGVRDVVIEAFKPHVDEIKVDKLGNVIAHKKGRGPKVMLAGHMDQIGLMVTHIEKNGFLRVAPVGGVDPRTLIAQRFKVWVGPNEFIYGVGGSVPPHIQKPEQRNKAPTWDQVFIDIGAESKEEAEEMGVKIGTVITWDGRLERLGKHRLVSIAHDDRIAVYILVEAARQLAETDADVYFVATVQEEVGLRGAKVSSFGIDPDYGFALDVTIAADVPGTPEHKQISQLGKGVAIKIMDRSVICHPTIVRWMEEIAKKHEIPYQWDILTGGGTDAGAIHLNKAGVPTGGISIPARYIHSNTEVVDERDVDAAVKLTVKVLEEIPELKL, translated from the coding sequence ATGGTGGACTTCGAACTGCTCAAAAGGATTATAGAGGCGCCGGGCGTTTCCGGCTACGAGTTCCTTGGCGTCAGGGACGTCGTCATCGAGGCTTTCAAGCCCCACGTCGACGAGATTAAGGTTGACAAGCTCGGCAACGTCATAGCCCACAAGAAGGGCAGGGGCCCGAAGGTCATGCTCGCCGGACACATGGACCAGATCGGCCTCATGGTGACCCACATCGAGAAGAACGGCTTCCTCCGCGTCGCCCCCGTTGGCGGTGTTGACCCGAGGACGCTCATCGCCCAGCGCTTCAAGGTCTGGGTTGGGCCGAACGAGTTCATCTACGGCGTCGGTGGAAGCGTTCCGCCCCACATTCAGAAGCCGGAGCAGAGGAACAAGGCCCCGACCTGGGACCAGGTCTTCATAGACATAGGCGCCGAGAGCAAGGAAGAGGCCGAGGAGATGGGGGTTAAGATAGGCACCGTCATCACCTGGGACGGGAGGCTCGAGAGGCTCGGCAAGCACAGGCTTGTTAGCATTGCCCACGACGACAGGATAGCGGTTTACATCCTCGTCGAGGCCGCGAGGCAGCTGGCCGAGACCGATGCTGATGTCTACTTCGTCGCCACCGTCCAGGAGGAGGTCGGTCTCCGCGGTGCGAAGGTCTCGTCCTTCGGCATAGACCCCGACTACGGCTTCGCCCTCGACGTCACCATAGCGGCCGACGTTCCCGGAACGCCGGAGCACAAGCAGATAAGCCAGCTCGGAAAGGGTGTTGCGATTAAGATAATGGACCGCTCCGTCATCTGCCACCCGACGATCGTCCGCTGGATGGAAGAGATAGCCAAGAAGCACGAGATTCCCTACCAGTGGGACATCCTCACCGGCGGCGGAACCGACGCGGGAGCGATACACCTCAACAAGGCCGGCGTCCCAACGGGTGGCATAAGCATTCCGGCGCGCTACATCCACTCCAACACGGAGGTCGTTGACGAGCGCGACGTCGATGCAGCCGTTAAGCTGACCGTCAAGGTTCTTGAGGAGATTCCGGAGCTGAAGCTCTGA
- the sfsA gene encoding DNA/RNA nuclease SfsA has protein sequence MREVLLKLNVVPCVFLKRLNRFVALVEVNGEIRKALVTNTGRLEEFMVPGRRAFCLPKSGGKTDFVLLAFEDLDGKGAVIDTRTQAKAFERAVELNLIPWLRDCSIKRKEVRIGNSRLDYLFDCPEGEIYAEMKSAVLRGGERGEYAMYPDCPSVRGQKHVRELIGLARAGKKAMIFFVGAMPGVEKFRPYGKGDPEIARLLEEASKAGVEIHALSISLLPEGRVVLERQSLEIDL, from the coding sequence ATGAGGGAAGTCCTGCTGAAACTGAACGTCGTTCCCTGCGTCTTCCTCAAGAGGCTCAACCGCTTCGTGGCGCTGGTTGAGGTCAATGGAGAAATCAGGAAAGCCCTCGTAACTAACACCGGGCGTCTGGAGGAGTTCATGGTTCCCGGAAGGAGGGCTTTCTGTCTCCCGAAGAGCGGGGGCAAGACCGATTTCGTTCTGCTCGCTTTCGAGGACCTGGACGGAAAGGGAGCGGTGATAGACACGAGGACTCAGGCGAAGGCCTTCGAGAGGGCCGTTGAGCTCAACCTTATCCCCTGGCTGAGGGACTGCTCAATAAAAAGGAAGGAAGTCCGCATCGGAAACTCAAGGCTGGACTACCTCTTCGACTGCCCGGAGGGGGAGATATACGCCGAGATGAAGAGTGCCGTTCTCCGGGGCGGTGAGAGGGGAGAGTACGCGATGTATCCCGACTGCCCAAGCGTCAGGGGCCAGAAGCACGTCAGGGAGCTGATAGGGCTCGCAAGGGCAGGGAAAAAGGCGATGATTTTCTTCGTCGGAGCGATGCCCGGTGTAGAGAAGTTCAGGCCCTACGGGAAGGGTGATCCTGAGATAGCGAGACTTTTGGAGGAGGCCAGCAAAGCGGGCGTTGAAATCCACGCGCTCAGCATCTCCCTCCTGCCCGAGGGGAGGGTCGTTCTTGAGAGGCAGAGCCTTGAGATCGACCTCTAA